GGCGTGAACGACACGCTGGCGATCACCGTCAGCAACATCACCACCAACATCACGGTGCCGGCCGGCAGCTACACGGCATCGAGCCTGGCGGCGCAGGTCCAGAGCCAGCTCAACGCATCGACCGGTTTGCAGAACGCGGGGATCACGGCGTCTGTGGCGGCGAACTCCAGCGGCGTGCTGACGTTCACCTCCAGCCAGTACGGCTCGACGTCGAATGTCTCGATCTCGGGCAACGGCGCGTCGTCGCTGGTGGGCAGCAGCCCGACCTCAGTGACCGGCCAGGACGTGCAGGGCACCATCAATGGTGTGGCAGCGACGGGGTCGGGCCAGAACCTGTACGGCGCCACCGGCACGGCGGTCGACGGCCTGACTGTGAAGGTGGCCGGCGGTGCGGTCGGCAGCCGCGGTACCGTGACCGTGCAGCGTGGTTATGCCGCGCAGCTCAACACGGTGATGACGAGCCTGCTGTCTTCCACCGGCATGGTGCAGAACGAGACCGACTCCATCAACAGCTCGCTGACGTCGCTGGCGAGCCGGATCAGCACCATGCAGACGCAACTGAGCGCCAAGCAGGCGCTGTACTACACGCAGTTCAACACGCTGTCGGCTCTGGTGGCCAGCATGACGAATACCAGCACTTACCTGACCACGCAGTTGGCGGCCATCGCGAAGCAGACGTCGTCGAGCAGCAACTGATGAGCGCCTCTGGCCAATTCTCGACCCCCTAACGCGCCCCAAGCGAGGATTCTTCCATGTACGCAGCACACCGTGCCATCGGTGCCTACGCACAAGTCGGCGTTGAAACGTCCGTGGTGGACGCCAGCCCGCACCGGCTGATCGCCATGCTGTTCGAAGCGGCGCGCGCCGCCATCAGCCTGGCGTCGGCCGCCATGCAGCGTGGTGACGTGATGGTCAAGCTGCGTGCCTTCGACAAGGCCATCTCGATCATCGGCCAGGGCCTGCAGGCCAGCCTGGACCGCGAGCGCGGCGGCGAGATCGCCACGCAGCTCGATACGCTGTACGACTACATGCTGCGGCGCCTGCTGCTGGCCAACGCGACCAACGATGTAGCTATCCTGGAGGAGGTCGATCAGTTGCTGGCGCCTCTGCAGGACGCCTGGGCCGAGATCGGCAAGCCGGGTGTCGTCGCAGGCCATCTGAGTGTCGTGAGCTGAGGCGGTTGACCGCGAAGTTGCAACATCATCGATCCTGGCCCAACTCAACTGGAGCCATCATGTTCCGGAATCTACCGATCAAGGACAGCGAAAGTCTGTTCGCCTGCTACGAAGCCATTGCACAGCTGACCTCCGAGATGGTCGCCGCGGCAGATGTGGGCAACTGGGAAGTCGTCAATACGCTCGAGCACGAAAGCGCGGCCTACGTGGATATGCTGCGCCGCTCCGAGCCCCACCCGCCGCTCTCGCCGGCTGAACTCGAACGCAAGCGCGCGCTGCTCGTGCGCATTCTCGAAGACGATGCGCGTGTGCGGGCCGTGGTGCATCCCAGGCTCGACCGCCTGCAGAGGCGTATCGACACGGCGCGCCGCGCCAGCAGCGCCAGCCTGGCCTACGGCACCATGGCGCGCTTCTAGTCCGGATCGAGCGAAATCGTTCGGTCCGCGGGGCGTCCGCTATGCGCGGTCGTCCGCCGCTGCCAGTGCGTCCAGCAACTTGCGCAGCACATCGCGCGTGGTACCGATCTCGCCGGGTTCGAGCGGGATTCTGCAGACCAGCGCATCCGGCACCTTGACGGCGCGCAGGCGCAGTGCCCGGCCGGTTTCCGTCAGTTCGATCACCACGCGGCGCTGGTCGTCGTGGTCGCGGGTGCGGGTGAGCAGCCCCTGTTCTTCCAGCCGCTTGAGCAGCGGCGTCAGCGTGCCGGTATCCAGGTAGAGCGTGCGGCCGAGGTCGCCCACCGCGCACGGCGTCTGCTGCCAGCAGGCCAGCATCACCAGGTATTGCGGATAGGTCAAGCGCAGCTCGTCGAGCAGGGGCCGGTACAGCCGCGTCAGCAGGTGGCCGGCGGCATACAGAGGAAAACACAGCTGCTGATCGAGCGCCAGCGCGTCGGTCACGGAAGACTCCCGGGGACGGTCGCTGCGCGCGTTGCGGTGCCTGCCGCGAGACCGTCCGCGGACGGTTGGCGTGCGACCACTGGTCAGTGGGACGTCAATATTGCCACGGACCGCCCGCGATTAGGCGCACCCGCCGTGCATCGGCGCAACAAGCGCTTCCGCCGCCACCCGACCGGCAACGTCCTTGGCAAACGATGCCGCCGGATGATTGCCGAGGCTGCGATCGCCGCCGTCAGCGCGCGGCCGGATGCGCCCTCAGGCGCTGCGACAGCGCCTGGTATTCGTCGGCCTTCGAGGGCTGGTTCTGGGCCCGATAGACGACGGCCAGGTTCTCGGCCGCAGCGAAGCTGCCGCGTCCGAAGACACTGTCGTCGAGCTTGGGCTGGTCGCCGATTGCAAGGCAGCGCAGGAAGGCGTGTTCCGCCATCGGCAGCCATTGCTCCGCCGCCTGGGCGGGATGCCTGACCGCCGCGTCGAACATGAGATGCCCGAGCACGAAGAAATAGTCGGGCGATGCGCTCCAGGCATCCATCCATTCGCCGGCCCGGCTGATCGCCTCTTCGAGCCGGCCCGATTGCCTCAGGCACAGCAGCAGGCGGATACAGGCATCGTGGCGATAGGGTGCGCTGGCCGGCACGCCGGCGGCGGCCCGTGCATACAGGTCGGCCGCGCGGGCCGGGTCCTTGCCGTTGATTTCCGTTTCCTTGCCCAGCTGGTACAGGACATAGGGATCGTCCGGACGTTCGGCCAGCTCGGCGTGCAGCAGCGCGGCATTGCGGCCGCGCTTCTTTTCCAGCTTGGCGCTGACGTAGCCGTCGTGGCCGAACACCAGCGGCAGCCGCACGCGCCGCAGCGGCGCCACCGGCTGTTCGTGGACACGGCCCTGGTAGCGCACGCCGCGCGGCAGCAGGCGCGGGATCCAGGTGTTGGTCCGCTGCGCCGCGCCGCCGGCATCGTCCAGGCTTTGGACGCAGACCACGCCGAGCAGCGGGCCGAACGTGCACGCCTCGCGCAGTTCGCCGGCGCCGCTTTCCAGCCACTCGTCGGCGTCCATCACCAGGTTCCAGTCGGCGTTGGCGAGCTGCAGCGCGGCATTCCGGGCGGCGGAAAAATCATCGACCCACGTGAAACGGTGGACCTGCGCGCCGCAGGCCTCGGCCATGGCAATGGTCTCGTCGGTCGAGCCGGTGTCGAGCACGATCATGCGGTCGACATGGGGCTTGGCGCTGCGCAGGCAGCGTTCGATGCAGCCCGCCTCGTTGCGCGCGATGACGACCAGCGCGATCTCGGACCGCCGGCCGGGCTTGGGCTGTTTGCGCATGGTCTTCAGCGGCGCTTGCTGGCCAGCATGAACAGCGAGATCGCGTTGAAGAACCACATCCCGTCGATCGCCCAGGGCGTGTACTTCTTGATCGTGTTCGCGAACGTGTAGGGCGTGTACCAGCAGTTGTGGTCTGGATGCACGACTTCGACAAAGGTCTGCGAGTCGTGCAGGTAGTCGAAATGCCGCGCGCGGCACTGGAACGCGTCCGGCACGGTGATGGCGTACGAGGCGGCGTCGAGCGCGTTGAGCTGCGCCAGGAAGTCGGCCGTGTTGGGCACGTGTTCCATCACCTCGGGCACCAGCACGATGTCGTACTGGTCGACGATGTCCTCGAAGCGGGAGAACAGCTTGCCGCAGGTATAGGGCGCCAGCGCCTCGAGCGCTTCGGCGTGGACATCGAAGCCATCGAGCTTCGCGCACACCGACTCCAGGGCCAGGTGCAGCGAGGTCTTGGGATCGGTGATCGGCCAGTCGGCGCAGCCGATATGCAGCACGCGCTGGCCGGCGCAGAGCTTGCGGAAGACGTCGACGCGGCTCAGGTTCATGATGTCAGTGCTGACCGGCACCCGCTGCACGAAGTAAGGATCGTGCGCGGCCTCCAGCGGCGAGCGGGACGGGGCGGGCTGGGCCTCCTGAGGCTGGGCCGGCGCCGGGGCGGCTGCCGTTTCTGCCTGGGCGGCCTGCTTGGCCTGGGGCGGAGGCGCGGCTTCAGCCGCTTCCGCCGCGTCGGCCTGCGCCACGATGTTGCCGTCGGCATCGAACTGCTGCAGGTGCAGGCTCTGGTAGGTGTTCTTGGTGCTGCCCCACATCTGGTTGGCGTACACCGGGCCGGGGCCGCTGTACTTCACGCCCGTGAAATGCTCGGGGATGAAGTAGTGGCTCGGCAGGATGCGCAGCGGGTGGTACTGGTAGCGCTGGTACGACTCGGTCAGGCGCTGGGGGCCGACCGTCTTCCAGGCCAGGTCGTGCACGACCGACGGCTCCTGGTGGATGTCCTGCATGATCCGGTGGACGAATGGATTCTTCGCCCGGCACCCGAAATAGCCCGCCGCGATCAGCCCCGGGCGGGCGATCTCGCTTTCCCAGCAGGCAAACGCCTCGCAATCGAGCAGGTCGTCGTCCAGTGGGCGGATGCAGATGCTGTCGGCGTCCACCACGATGCCGCCCTCGCGGTAGAGGATCTCCCAGCGCATCATGTCGGCCACGCCGTTGAATTCGCGCTCGAGCATGGCGTCCATGTGGCGCGCATTGAGCCACTTGTGCTGGCCTAGCGTGGCGTTCCCCCAGATCTTGATCTGGTAGTCCGGATTGAGCCTGGCCCAGGTCTGGATGCAGTTGTCGGGCCGCTTGGCCTCGTCGCCGATCCAGATGAAGTGAAGTGTCTTGGGAATCATGGGGGATTGACCGGAGTCAGGACGACCGCCACCGGGGGCACCGTGGCCATGCGCGGTGCCCCGGCGGGATGCCGGGTGGATCGGGCGCTTTCGCGCGCGGCGTCAGATCGACATGCTCATGATGTTCTGGTACGCCGAGACCAGCTTGTTGCGCACCTGCACCGCGGTCTGCAGATCGATGTTGGCCTTCTGCAGCGACAGCATCACGTCGTGCAGGTCGACGTCGTTGTTGCCCAGCTCGAAGCTGCGCGACAGGGTTTCGGCCTTCTGCTGCGAGGCGTCGACCTTGTCGAGCGACGATTTCAGCACGGCGCCGAAATCGATGCTGACCTTGGCGCTGTCGCCGGCGCTGCCGTCGAGGCTGCCGACTTTGCTGGACGGTGCCAGCACGCTGTTCATCAGCGAGACCACCGAGTTGGCGTTCGTAATGTCCATGTGATGAGTACTCCCCCTGGATACATCGGCACCCGCCGGCCTTGGTCCGGCCGGCATGGCGCCACGGTGCAGCAAAGGTAGCACCCGGGCCGGCGCGCCCAAGCCCCCAAATGAGCCGGAAAAGGCCCTCTTCTTGCCGATTTGCTGGCGGGTCCCGTGTCGATAATGCCAACACGGAGCTTTGCCTGTTTCTGGGTCTGGGCGGCTCCCGCAACGCAGTCAGTCAGGAGAAACGGATGCCAACGACAGCAGATTCCGTCGCTGTCGCCGACACGCTCGGTACGGTTGAAATGCCAGCGGTGGGCCAGGGCGCGATCACGCGCAAGAACGCAGGGGCGCTGGGCGCCCTGGGGCCGTTCGGCCGTCTGTCGCCGCGCACGCTGGCGATGATCGCCGCTGCCGCGCTGATTGCCGTGGTCGC
The nucleotide sequence above comes from Ralstonia solanacearum K60. Encoded proteins:
- the fliS gene encoding flagellar export chaperone FliS, with protein sequence MYAAHRAIGAYAQVGVETSVVDASPHRLIAMLFEAARAAISLASAAMQRGDVMVKLRAFDKAISIIGQGLQASLDRERGGEIATQLDTLYDYMLRRLLLANATNDVAILEEVDQLLAPLQDAWAEIGKPGVVAGHLSVVS
- a CDS encoding flagellar protein FliT, coding for MFRNLPIKDSESLFACYEAIAQLTSEMVAAADVGNWEVVNTLEHESAAYVDMLRRSEPHPPLSPAELERKRALLVRILEDDARVRAVVHPRLDRLQRRIDTARRASSASLAYGTMARF
- a CDS encoding MarR family winged helix-turn-helix transcriptional regulator, which produces MTDALALDQQLCFPLYAAGHLLTRLYRPLLDELRLTYPQYLVMLACWQQTPCAVGDLGRTLYLDTGTLTPLLKRLEEQGLLTRTRDHDDQRRVVIELTETGRALRLRAVKVPDALVCRIPLEPGEIGTTRDVLRKLLDALAAADDRA
- a CDS encoding glycosyltransferase family 2 protein gives rise to the protein MRKQPKPGRRSEIALVVIARNEAGCIERCLRSAKPHVDRMIVLDTGSTDETIAMAEACGAQVHRFTWVDDFSAARNAALQLANADWNLVMDADEWLESGAGELREACTFGPLLGVVCVQSLDDAGGAAQRTNTWIPRLLPRGVRYQGRVHEQPVAPLRRVRLPLVFGHDGYVSAKLEKKRGRNAALLHAELAERPDDPYVLYQLGKETEINGKDPARAADLYARAAAGVPASAPYRHDACIRLLLCLRQSGRLEEAISRAGEWMDAWSASPDYFFVLGHLMFDAAVRHPAQAAEQWLPMAEHAFLRCLAIGDQPKLDDSVFGRGSFAAAENLAVVYRAQNQPSKADEYQALSQRLRAHPAAR
- a CDS encoding glycosyltransferase family 32 protein — its product is MIPKTLHFIWIGDEAKRPDNCIQTWARLNPDYQIKIWGNATLGQHKWLNARHMDAMLEREFNGVADMMRWEILYREGGIVVDADSICIRPLDDDLLDCEAFACWESEIARPGLIAAGYFGCRAKNPFVHRIMQDIHQEPSVVHDLAWKTVGPQRLTESYQRYQYHPLRILPSHYFIPEHFTGVKYSGPGPVYANQMWGSTKNTYQSLHLQQFDADGNIVAQADAAEAAEAAPPPQAKQAAQAETAAAPAPAQPQEAQPAPSRSPLEAAHDPYFVQRVPVSTDIMNLSRVDVFRKLCAGQRVLHIGCADWPITDPKTSLHLALESVCAKLDGFDVHAEALEALAPYTCGKLFSRFEDIVDQYDIVLVPEVMEHVPNTADFLAQLNALDAASYAITVPDAFQCRARHFDYLHDSQTFVEVVHPDHNCWYTPYTFANTIKKYTPWAIDGMWFFNAISLFMLASKRR
- the fliE gene encoding flagellar hook-basal body complex protein FliE, with amino-acid sequence MDITNANSVVSLMNSVLAPSSKVGSLDGSAGDSAKVSIDFGAVLKSSLDKVDASQQKAETLSRSFELGNNDVDLHDVMLSLQKANIDLQTAVQVRNKLVSAYQNIMSMSI